In Hemiscyllium ocellatum isolate sHemOce1 unplaced genomic scaffold, sHemOce1.pat.X.cur. scaffold_848_pat_ctg1, whole genome shotgun sequence, the following proteins share a genomic window:
- the LOC132814499 gene encoding 1-phosphatidylinositol 4,5-bisphosphate phosphodiesterase beta-3-like: IISGQFLSDKKIGIYVEVDMFGLPVDTKRKFKTKTLVNSLNVIWDEEPFVFRKVVLPTLALLRVAVFEEGGKFLGHRVLPVSAIRPGYHYICLRNELNQPLGLPSLFVHTEVKDYVPDTHAEYIDLLINPIKHISVMEQRSNLLVNLMDVTEQQIPATTDYKLSQRRRTLGSIFEEAL, from the exons ATTATCTCAGGCCAGTTCCTGTCTGATAAGAAAATAGGGATTTACGTTGAGGTTGATATGTTTGGTCTCCCAGTCGATACCAAACGGAAATTCAAAACCAAGACTCTGGTGAATTCCCTCAACGTCATCTGGGACGAGGAACCCTTCGTGTTCAGAAAG GTGGTCCTGCCCACTCTGGCCCTGCTGCGAGTTGCTGTGTTCGAGGAAGGAGGGAAGTTTCTAGGCCATCGCGTCCTCCCAGTCTCGGCCATTCGGCCCG gtTATCACTACATCTGCCTGAGGAATGAGTTGAACCAGCCCCTCGGGTTGCCCTCGCTGTTCGTTCACACCGAGGTCAAGGATTATGTCCCGGACACACACGCAG AGTACATCGATTTATTGATCAATCCCATCAAACATATCAGTGTGATGGAGCAGCGCTCAAACTTACTGGTGAACCTGATGGATGTGACGGAG CAGCAGATTCCAGCGACAACTGATTATAAACTCAGTCAAAGACGCCGGACTTTAGGGAGCATTTTCGAGGAAGCGTTATGA
- the tmem223 gene encoding transmembrane protein 223 → MVMGCQAPWGAIAAVWPLIGRRLPTWAMVGSRPMCGPPARDVLLFCHERGRFFRLLGVFCLAQFLFWGYLAHFAFTSLKDTGHRETVLEGERASGLPTIGGRALNLGSDAWRLGFTASCLTVGSLILVAGYLFACRSVSHVVLHRGGQQVTITSCLPFGGSSSFTVPLCRVSCMAHRTQVPSVVPLRIQGHRFYYLLDKQGQFYNAKLFDTTVGAYRKL, encoded by the exons ATGGTGATGGGTTGCCAGGCCCCCTGGGGAGCTATCGCTGCTGTTTGGCCCCTCATTGGGCGACGGTTACCCACCTGGGCGATGGTGGGTTCCAGGCCGATGTGCGGACCCCCAGCCCGGGACGTGCTGCTGTTCTGTCACGAGAGGGGGCGCTTCTTCCGCCTGCTGGGTGTCTTCTGCCTGGCCCAGTTCCTGTTCTGGGGCTACCTGGCACACTTTGCCTTCACCTCCCTCAAAGACACGGGCCACCGGGAGACGGTGCTGGAGGGGGAGCGAGCGAGCGGCCTGCCCACCATCGGGGGGCGAGCCCTGAACCTGGGCTCAGACGCCTGGAGACTCGGCTTCACAGCTTCCTGCCTGACTGTCG GCTCCCTGATCCTGGTCGCTGGCTACCTGTTTGCCTGCCGCTCAGTCTCCCACGTGGTGCTCCATCGAGGCGGTCAGCAGGTCACCATCACCAGCTGCTTGCCTTTCGGAGGCAGCAGCTCCTTCACGGTGCCCCTGTGCCGGGTGTCGTGCATGGCCCACCGCACTCAGGTGCCCTCTGTGGTCCCCCTCAGGATCCAGGGTCACCGCTTCTACTACCTCCTGGACAAGCAGGGTCAGTTCTACAACGCTAAGCTCTTTGACACCACCGTCGGCGCGTACAGGAAGCTGTGA